In Arthrobacter burdickii, one DNA window encodes the following:
- the mraY gene encoding phospho-N-acetylmuramoyl-pentapeptide-transferase — translation MIALLIASASALFFALVGTPLFIRFLVTKGYGQFIRDDGPTAHHTKRGTPTMGGAVIVGSVLLAYFLTHLLMMATGSTVGGPSASGVLLLFLTAGMGLVGFADDFIKISKQRSLGLSAPAKIIGQTAVGVTFGVLALKFPDDAGRTPASTAISFIRDTPIDLAFAGTLVGAILFVVWSNLIITGASNGVNLTDGLDGLAAGASVLVFGAYLLIGIWQSNQNCGSPGAGSVCYEVRDPLDLALIAGAMCGALIGFLWWNTSPAKIFMGDTGSLAIGGAIAGFAILSRTELLLVILAGLFVMITLSVIIQVGYFKLSGGKRVFKMAPLQHHFELKGWQEVTVVVRFWILAGLFVASALGIFYAEWVVG, via the coding sequence GTGATCGCACTCCTCATAGCCTCGGCCTCGGCACTCTTCTTCGCCCTCGTCGGCACGCCCCTCTTCATCCGGTTCCTCGTGACCAAGGGGTACGGCCAGTTCATCCGCGACGACGGTCCGACGGCCCACCACACCAAGCGCGGCACTCCCACGATGGGTGGGGCGGTGATCGTCGGATCGGTGCTGCTGGCCTACTTCCTGACGCACCTGCTCATGATGGCGACAGGCTCGACGGTGGGAGGTCCCAGCGCATCGGGAGTGCTGCTGCTGTTCCTGACCGCCGGCATGGGGCTGGTGGGCTTCGCCGACGACTTCATCAAGATCTCCAAGCAGCGCAGCCTCGGCCTGAGCGCACCGGCCAAGATCATCGGGCAGACCGCCGTCGGTGTGACCTTCGGTGTCCTGGCCCTGAAGTTCCCCGACGACGCCGGGCGCACCCCGGCATCGACCGCTATCTCGTTCATCCGTGACACGCCGATCGACCTGGCATTCGCCGGAACCCTGGTCGGGGCGATCCTCTTCGTCGTGTGGTCCAACCTGATCATCACGGGGGCGAGCAACGGCGTGAACCTCACCGACGGTCTGGACGGGCTGGCAGCCGGCGCGTCGGTCCTCGTCTTCGGCGCCTACCTGCTGATCGGTATCTGGCAGAGCAACCAGAACTGCGGTTCGCCCGGCGCGGGAAGCGTCTGCTACGAGGTGCGCGACCCGCTGGACCTCGCGCTGATCGCGGGCGCCATGTGCGGAGCACTCATCGGCTTCCTCTGGTGGAACACCTCACCCGCGAAGATCTTCATGGGTGACACCGGCTCGCTGGCCATCGGCGGCGCGATCGCCGGGTTCGCGATCCTGTCCCGCACCGAGCTCCTCCTGGTGATCCTGGCCGGACTGTTCGTGATGATCACGCTGTCCGTGATCATCCAGGTGGGCTACTTCAAACTGTCGGGCGGCAAGCGCGTCTTCAAGATGGCACCCCTGCAGCACCACTTCGAACTCAAGGGCTGGCAGGAGGTCACGGTGGTCGTCCGGTTCTGGATCCTCGCCGGGCTCTTCGTGGCCAGCGCACTCGGAATCTTCTATGCGGAATGGGTCGTCGGATGA
- a CDS encoding UDP-N-acetylmuramoyl-tripeptide--D-alanyl-D-alanine ligase — MIEFSAAEIAALTGGVLVGAGTTSITVTSAATDSRECVPGSLFVAKPGEESDGHLFLGAAFERGAVLALAEREVSRPDGTPFAAVVVPDAVLAMGELAAETVRRLRGNGEVTVIGITGSAGKTTTKDLLAGILAAEGPTVAPRGSYNGEVGVPLTVFEAGWDTRYLVIEMGATKPGHIAYLASLVQPDVGVVLGVGSAHAGEFGGVENIARAKGELFEALAPSGTAVINADDERVLAMQGRTRARTAFFTSSEDFAADADVVRARNSTTNADGNPSFLLVFPDGSEHDVVSPLLGLHHTTNLLAAATVAYELGCAPERIASSLREQAAASRWRMERTDRADGVTVINDAYNANPESMRAALRTLAELGRGRRRTWAVLGEMLELGDRSIEEHDLLGRVVVRLNISKLICVGPNTRALFNGAVLEGSWGSEAVHVDDVEAAERLLAAELEPGDIVLLKSSNGAGLRFLGDRVARALPAPPAPAGSQGGAPDGPPGNTPDEDPAAKNAHVEAGSGPDASGKAQQP; from the coding sequence ATGATTGAATTCAGCGCAGCCGAGATCGCGGCACTCACGGGCGGTGTCCTGGTGGGAGCCGGAACCACCTCCATCACCGTCACCTCCGCAGCCACCGACTCCCGCGAGTGCGTGCCCGGGTCCCTGTTCGTCGCCAAGCCCGGCGAGGAGTCCGACGGGCACCTCTTCCTGGGAGCCGCCTTCGAACGCGGGGCCGTCCTGGCGCTGGCCGAGCGCGAGGTCTCCCGTCCCGACGGGACGCCGTTCGCCGCCGTCGTCGTGCCCGATGCCGTCCTCGCGATGGGCGAGCTGGCCGCCGAGACGGTCCGCCGGCTCCGCGGGAACGGAGAGGTGACCGTCATCGGCATCACCGGCTCGGCAGGGAAGACCACCACCAAGGACCTCCTTGCCGGCATCCTGGCGGCGGAGGGGCCGACGGTCGCGCCGCGCGGCTCCTACAACGGCGAGGTCGGGGTTCCGCTGACCGTCTTCGAAGCAGGGTGGGACACGCGGTACCTCGTCATCGAGATGGGTGCCACCAAGCCGGGACACATCGCGTACCTCGCATCGCTCGTCCAGCCCGACGTCGGCGTCGTGCTCGGCGTCGGATCGGCGCATGCGGGCGAGTTCGGCGGGGTCGAGAACATCGCCCGGGCCAAGGGTGAACTCTTCGAGGCCCTCGCACCGTCCGGCACGGCCGTCATCAACGCGGACGACGAGCGCGTCCTCGCGATGCAGGGGCGTACCCGTGCGCGGACAGCGTTCTTCACGTCCTCGGAGGACTTCGCGGCGGACGCGGACGTGGTCCGGGCGCGCAACAGCACCACGAACGCCGACGGCAACCCCTCCTTCCTGCTGGTCTTTCCCGACGGCAGCGAGCACGACGTCGTCTCGCCGCTCCTCGGCCTGCACCACACGACCAACCTGCTCGCGGCGGCGACCGTCGCCTACGAGCTCGGCTGCGCCCCGGAGCGCATCGCGTCGAGCCTCCGGGAGCAGGCCGCGGCGAGCCGCTGGCGCATGGAGCGCACCGATCGCGCCGACGGCGTGACCGTGATCAACGACGCCTACAACGCCAATCCCGAGTCGATGCGCGCAGCGCTCCGGACGCTCGCCGAACTCGGCCGCGGACGCCGCAGGACCTGGGCGGTGCTCGGCGAGATGCTCGAGCTCGGGGACCGCTCCATCGAGGAGCACGACCTCCTGGGCCGCGTGGTGGTGCGCCTGAACATCTCGAAGCTCATCTGCGTGGGACCCAACACCCGGGCGCTGTTCAACGGCGCCGTGCTCGAGGGTTCCTGGGGGAGCGAGGCCGTCCACGTCGACGACGTCGAGGCCGCCGAGCGGCTGCTCGCCGCCGAGCTGGAGCCGGGTGACATCGTCCTGCTCAAGTCCTCGAACGGCGCAGGACTGCGCTTCCTCGGGGATCGTGTGGCCCGGGCCCTCCCCGCCCCGCCGGCGCCGGCCGGCAGCCAGGGTGGCGCCCCGGACGGCCCGCCAGGGAACACCCCGGACGAGGATCCCGCCGCCAAGAACGCACACGTCGAAGCCGGCAGTGGACCTGACGCTTCCGGAAAGGCCCAGCAGCCGTGA
- a CDS encoding UDP-N-acetylmuramoyl-L-alanyl-D-glutamate--2,6-diaminopimelate ligase yields MRPRAPHPVELSAALAAAGVGPAAQDGLPTVTGITLDSRSVLPGDVYAALPGAARHGAEFAVQAVRAGALAILTDESGARIVAEAARGGGVDLRMPPVVVVPDPRHAVGPLAREIFSGRQDDRAGAPPALFGITGTNGKTTSTYFLNALLEALGRSTGLIGTIEIRAGADAIPSALTTPESPQVHSLLALMRERGLDAASMEVSSHALEFGRVDGVRFDVAGFTNLTQDHLDLHGTMEDYFAVKATLFTAERCRRAVVLVDDVWGRRLADAADVPVLTVRTGEDGGDPAADWTVTGVGPSGLGHAFVLAGRTGEHLRVRTGLPGTFNISNAALATIMVLASGVAVEDIQRALDAHDPFTTEVPGRMQLIGENPAAIVDFAHNPDALERTLASVRRPGGRVISVFGATGQRDETKRPIMGAVGARLSDILIVTDDDPHDEDDAVIRAAVRSGADAAVREEGLDCEVLEVFPRADAIDRAVALATPSDTIIIAGRGHEVWQEVKGVNLSLDDRVELRSALTRHGFSVLSASGIES; encoded by the coding sequence ATGCGGCCGCGCGCCCCGCACCCGGTCGAGCTCTCGGCGGCCCTCGCCGCCGCCGGCGTCGGTCCGGCGGCGCAGGACGGGCTTCCCACCGTCACCGGCATCACCCTCGACTCGCGGTCGGTCCTCCCCGGCGATGTCTATGCGGCCCTGCCCGGCGCGGCCCGGCACGGCGCCGAGTTCGCGGTGCAGGCCGTCCGGGCAGGCGCACTCGCGATCCTGACGGACGAGTCGGGCGCCCGCATCGTGGCCGAGGCGGCCCGTGGCGGCGGCGTCGACCTGCGGATGCCGCCGGTCGTCGTCGTCCCCGATCCCCGGCATGCGGTGGGACCGCTCGCCCGGGAGATCTTCTCCGGTCGCCAGGACGACCGGGCAGGTGCTCCTCCGGCCCTGTTCGGCATCACCGGAACGAACGGGAAGACCACCTCCACCTACTTCCTCAATGCACTCCTCGAAGCGCTCGGCAGGTCCACCGGACTCATCGGCACCATCGAGATCCGCGCCGGCGCCGACGCCATTCCCAGCGCCCTCACCACGCCGGAGTCGCCGCAGGTGCACTCCCTCCTCGCGCTGATGCGGGAGCGGGGCCTCGACGCGGCCTCCATGGAGGTCTCCTCGCACGCACTGGAGTTCGGTCGCGTCGACGGCGTGCGCTTCGACGTCGCCGGCTTCACCAACCTCACGCAGGACCACCTCGACCTGCACGGGACCATGGAGGACTACTTCGCCGTCAAGGCCACACTCTTCACGGCAGAGCGCTGCCGCCGGGCCGTGGTGCTGGTCGACGACGTCTGGGGCCGCAGGCTCGCCGACGCGGCCGATGTGCCCGTCCTGACAGTGCGGACCGGCGAGGACGGGGGAGACCCAGCAGCGGACTGGACGGTGACAGGCGTCGGACCGAGCGGCCTCGGCCACGCGTTCGTCCTGGCGGGGCGCACGGGGGAACACCTCCGCGTCCGTACCGGCCTGCCCGGGACGTTCAACATCTCCAATGCAGCCCTCGCGACGATCATGGTCCTCGCGTCGGGGGTCGCTGTGGAGGATATCCAGCGCGCGCTGGATGCGCACGATCCCTTCACCACCGAAGTGCCCGGACGCATGCAGCTCATCGGCGAGAACCCCGCCGCGATCGTCGATTTCGCGCACAACCCCGACGCCCTCGAGCGGACCCTCGCCTCGGTCCGCCGGCCGGGCGGCCGGGTCATCTCCGTGTTCGGGGCCACCGGCCAGCGTGACGAGACGAAGCGCCCCATCATGGGTGCCGTGGGAGCGCGGCTCTCGGACATCCTGATCGTGACGGATGACGACCCGCACGACGAGGACGACGCCGTCATCCGGGCCGCCGTCCGGTCGGGTGCGGATGCGGCCGTCCGGGAGGAGGGACTCGACTGCGAGGTGCTCGAGGTCTTCCCGCGCGCCGATGCCATCGACCGTGCCGTCGCCCTCGCAACGCCCTCGGACACCATCATCATCGCCGGGCGCGGCCACGAGGTGTGGCAGGAAGTGAAGGGCGTGAACCTGTCCCTCGACGACCGCGTCGAATTGCGGTCCGCGTTGACAAGGCACGGATTCTCTGTGCTTTCCGCCTCCGGGATAGAGTCCTGA
- a CDS encoding peptidoglycan D,D-transpeptidase FtsI family protein — MTPARTGSPDSLRLALGSTRLRVGLAFVLVLLLVLGVRLFQLQALDLNGMAQAGLSKRLTTTAVQPIRGSIVDMNGKYFARSVERYDIVVDQRLSAVEEFDRSVPDADERETDIPIDQGFAELSAVLGIDAETLKGSIMGDKSFNYVAKSVTPEVKDRALAVGIPGVYADKTSVRTYPAGPVAGSVIGYVGADGAPRSGLEVSLDDQLTGEAGSRTFEIGGDGIRIPYATNEDVPAVDGESVRLTIDQDLQWFAQQTIASQVKDYNAEWGNIVVVETETGAIRAMAESTTLDPNDPEATPADKRSPNSVSASFEPGSTTKVITMAAALEQGLIEPTSKFVLDNRYTVGDQTFKDAWEHGTEKRTAAGILAKSMNTGTVQIGQKLTKQERYDWLKKFGIGEPLGTGLGEENQGLLTTPDSWDDRQQYTVLFGQGLTQTALHTAMVYQTIANDGVRLQPRLIDAYIDPDGTEHKVPEAEGTRVVSEETAAETRKMLETVTEEGSGKSGELDQYRVGSKTGTAEAPGATGGYDGYTLSYAGIAPIEDPKYVVVVTLQRPQGDLYYLIPGLSFQKVMKQVLNSNNVPASTTKPDIYPVEY, encoded by the coding sequence GTGACCCCTGCACGCACCGGCAGCCCTGACAGCCTGCGCCTGGCCCTCGGCTCGACCCGGCTCCGTGTGGGGCTGGCCTTCGTCCTCGTGCTGCTCCTGGTCCTCGGGGTGCGCCTGTTCCAGCTGCAGGCGCTCGACCTCAACGGGATGGCGCAGGCGGGCCTGTCCAAACGGCTCACCACCACGGCCGTGCAGCCGATCCGCGGGTCCATCGTCGACATGAACGGCAAGTACTTCGCCCGGAGCGTCGAGCGCTACGACATCGTCGTGGACCAGCGCCTGAGCGCCGTCGAGGAATTCGACCGCAGCGTCCCCGATGCGGACGAGCGCGAGACGGACATCCCGATCGACCAGGGCTTCGCCGAACTCTCGGCCGTCCTCGGCATCGACGCCGAGACCCTCAAGGGCTCCATCATGGGGGACAAGAGCTTTAACTACGTCGCGAAGTCGGTGACCCCCGAGGTCAAGGACCGCGCCCTGGCCGTCGGCATCCCCGGTGTCTACGCCGACAAGACCAGTGTGCGCACCTACCCGGCGGGCCCGGTCGCAGGGTCCGTCATCGGGTACGTGGGCGCGGACGGCGCGCCCCGGTCCGGGCTCGAGGTCTCCCTCGACGACCAGCTCACGGGAGAGGCCGGCAGCCGCACCTTCGAGATCGGCGGCGACGGCATCCGCATCCCCTACGCGACCAACGAGGACGTGCCGGCCGTCGACGGCGAGAGCGTGCGCCTCACGATCGACCAGGACCTCCAGTGGTTCGCGCAGCAGACCATCGCCTCCCAGGTGAAGGACTACAACGCCGAATGGGGCAACATCGTCGTCGTCGAGACGGAGACCGGCGCCATCCGCGCGATGGCCGAGTCGACGACGCTCGACCCGAACGATCCCGAGGCGACACCGGCCGACAAGCGCAGCCCGAACTCCGTCAGCGCCTCCTTCGAGCCCGGCTCGACGACCAAGGTCATCACCATGGCGGCAGCCCTCGAGCAGGGACTCATCGAGCCGACGTCGAAGTTCGTCCTCGACAACCGCTACACGGTGGGCGACCAGACGTTCAAGGACGCGTGGGAGCACGGGACCGAGAAGCGGACGGCCGCTGGCATCCTGGCGAAGTCGATGAACACCGGAACCGTGCAGATCGGCCAGAAGCTGACCAAGCAGGAGCGCTACGACTGGCTCAAGAAGTTCGGCATCGGCGAGCCGCTCGGCACGGGACTCGGCGAGGAGAACCAGGGCCTGCTCACCACCCCGGACAGCTGGGACGACCGCCAGCAGTACACGGTCCTCTTCGGGCAGGGGCTCACGCAGACCGCCCTGCACACCGCGATGGTGTACCAGACGATCGCGAACGACGGCGTGCGCCTGCAGCCCCGCCTGATCGACGCCTACATCGACCCGGACGGCACCGAGCACAAGGTGCCCGAGGCGGAGGGCACGCGGGTCGTGTCCGAGGAGACCGCGGCCGAGACGCGGAAGATGCTCGAGACGGTCACCGAGGAGGGCTCCGGCAAGTCCGGCGAGCTCGACCAGTACCGGGTCGGGTCGAAGACCGGCACGGCCGAGGCCCCCGGCGCCACCGGCGGCTACGACGGCTACACTCTGTCCTATGCCGGGATCGCGCCGATCGAGGATCCCAAGTACGTCGTGGTGGTCACGCTCCAGCGTCCCCAGGGTGACCTGTACTACCTGATCCCCGGTCTGTCCTTCCAGAAGGTCATGAAGCAGGTCCTCAACTCGAACAACGTTCCGGCCTCGACGACGAAGCCGGACATCTACCCGGTCGAATACTGA
- the rsmH gene encoding 16S rRNA (cytosine(1402)-N(4))-methyltransferase RsmH, with translation MGDDRPTGERHIPVLRDRCVSLIAPAVASAESAGRRAVVVDATLGMGGHSESMLERFPQAHLVGIDRDTEALGLAGERLAPFSDRTDLVHAVYDELPDVLADLGIDGVDGVLFDLGVSSLQLDERDRGFAYSYDAPLDMRMDTSRGITAAEVVNTYAAEDLLRIIRTWGEEKFAGRIATAIVQARQIEPFRTTAQLVDVIRGVVPAAAARTGGHPAKRTFQALRIEVNEELTVLERAVPAAIDSIVTGGRVVAMSYHSLEDRIVKSAFFAGTKSSAPVGFPVELEEHKAYLRSLTRGTEAPTAAEIEENPRAASAKLRAVERIKAGPVDRNTR, from the coding sequence ATGGGGGATGACCGGCCGACGGGTGAGCGCCACATTCCCGTCCTCCGCGACCGCTGCGTATCCCTCATCGCTCCAGCCGTCGCCTCCGCGGAATCCGCCGGACGCCGGGCCGTGGTGGTCGATGCCACCCTCGGAATGGGCGGGCACTCCGAGAGCATGCTCGAGCGGTTCCCCCAGGCCCACCTCGTTGGCATCGACCGTGACACCGAGGCCCTCGGACTCGCCGGCGAGCGGCTCGCCCCCTTCTCCGACCGCACGGACCTGGTGCACGCCGTGTACGACGAGCTGCCCGACGTCCTGGCCGACCTCGGCATCGACGGAGTCGACGGCGTCCTGTTCGACCTCGGTGTCTCGTCCCTGCAGCTGGACGAGCGGGACCGCGGGTTCGCCTACTCCTACGACGCGCCGCTCGACATGCGCATGGACACGAGCCGGGGGATCACCGCGGCCGAGGTCGTCAACACCTACGCTGCGGAGGACCTCCTCCGCATCATCCGGACCTGGGGCGAGGAGAAGTTCGCCGGGCGGATCGCGACGGCGATCGTGCAGGCCCGGCAGATCGAACCCTTCCGGACCACCGCGCAGCTGGTGGACGTCATCCGCGGGGTCGTGCCCGCAGCTGCAGCACGCACCGGGGGACACCCCGCGAAGCGCACCTTCCAGGCCCTGCGCATCGAGGTCAACGAGGAGCTGACCGTTCTCGAGCGCGCTGTGCCCGCTGCCATCGACTCGATCGTGACCGGCGGCCGTGTCGTCGCGATGTCCTACCACTCCCTCGAGGACCGCATCGTCAAGAGCGCCTTCTTCGCAGGGACGAAGTCCTCCGCACCCGTCGGTTTCCCGGTGGAGCTCGAGGAACACAAGGCCTATCTCCGCTCCCTGACGCGTGGCACCGAAGCGCCGACGGCGGCGGAGATCGAGGAGAATCCCAGGGCGGCATCGGCCAAGCTGCGGGCAGTTGAACGAATCAAAGCAGGACCCGTCGACAGGAACACCAGATGA
- the mraZ gene encoding division/cell wall cluster transcriptional repressor MraZ, which translates to MFLGTHTPRLDEKGRLILPAKFREELSEGLVLTRGQERCIYVFSMSEFERVHEQMRAAPISSRQARDYNRIFLSGASDEVPDKQGRITIPPALRSYAGLDRDLAVIGAGSRAEIWAAEAWESYLDEKEAAFSDTDEDAFPGII; encoded by the coding sequence ATGTTCCTCGGAACTCACACCCCCCGCCTCGACGAGAAGGGCAGGCTCATCCTTCCTGCGAAGTTCCGGGAGGAACTGAGCGAGGGGCTGGTCCTCACAAGGGGTCAGGAACGGTGCATCTACGTGTTCAGCATGAGTGAGTTCGAAAGGGTTCACGAGCAGATGCGCGCGGCACCGATCTCGTCACGCCAGGCGAGGGACTACAACCGCATCTTCCTGTCAGGAGCCTCCGACGAGGTTCCCGACAAGCAGGGGAGGATCACCATCCCGCCGGCACTCAGGAGCTACGCGGGACTGGACCGGGACCTCGCGGTCATCGGCGCAGGAAGCCGCGCAGAGATCTGGGCGGCGGAGGCATGGGAATCCTATCTCGACGAGAAGGAGGCCGCCTTCTCCGACACGGATGAGGATGCCTTCCCGGGCATCATCTGA
- a CDS encoding DUF3040 domain-containing protein, translated as MALSEHEQRLLDQLEQQLHADDPKFAHSMASDTRKSMSTRRLVIGSLITIAGILVLLAGIVYQNIFIGVVGFLIMGGGVYFATTKSRQVEAGQPMGKPSKAASGGKTGFMSSLEDKWDERKRDQT; from the coding sequence ATGGCACTCTCGGAACACGAGCAGAGGTTGCTTGATCAGCTTGAACAGCAGTTGCATGCCGACGATCCGAAATTCGCGCACTCGATGGCCTCGGACACCCGGAAGTCGATGTCGACCCGGCGTCTCGTCATCGGATCGCTCATCACGATCGCCGGAATCCTCGTCCTTCTCGCAGGGATCGTCTACCAGAACATCTTCATCGGGGTGGTCGGCTTCCTGATCATGGGCGGCGGAGTGTATTTCGCGACCACGAAGTCCAGGCAGGTGGAGGCAGGGCAGCCGATGGGCAAGCCCTCGAAGGCGGCGTCCGGTGGCAAGACCGGATTCATGTCCAGCCTGGAGGACAAGTGGGACGAGCGGAAGCGCGACCAGACCTAG
- the dinB gene encoding DNA polymerase IV encodes MSVPNDEGPRIAEHAECSILHIDMDAFFVSVELLDHPHLRGVPVVVGSPSGRSVVLSASYEARKFGVRSAMPMAVAMRQCPTAVILPPHHARYSEVSGQVMQIFRSVTPEVEQLSVDEAFLDVSGSIRRLGGPRAIGEQVRAEIRSSLGITASVGAATTKFVAKIASTRVKPDGLLLIPGDQTVAYLHTLPVSALWGVGAKTQEVLARIGIRTVEDVAHTPLPTLKRLLGVSGEHVHHLAWGRDPRRVVVSRPEKSIGAEETFSRDVDDSDVLRRELLRLAHRTATRLRASGYRAGGVSLKLRYADFSTLTRSKRLDEPVDSANALYGAATALLAALGERPMSVRLIGLRAESLESGGDGSTQLTIDRRDDNWRIAERALDDVNRKFGDAGVVPAGLLSPRSGRRQTGGSGERPAGNHGPDPGPDGANRAGVPSAPGAPPAQRGDDGRKPRR; translated from the coding sequence GTGTCCGTGCCGAATGACGAGGGACCGAGGATCGCTGAACACGCGGAGTGCTCCATCCTGCACATCGACATGGACGCCTTCTTCGTCTCGGTGGAACTCCTCGACCATCCCCACCTGCGCGGCGTGCCCGTCGTCGTCGGTTCCCCGTCGGGGCGCTCGGTCGTCCTGTCCGCTTCCTATGAAGCGCGCAAATTCGGGGTGCGCTCCGCCATGCCGATGGCCGTCGCGATGCGGCAGTGTCCCACGGCCGTCATCCTGCCGCCCCATCACGCGCGGTACTCGGAGGTATCGGGGCAGGTCATGCAGATCTTCCGTTCGGTGACCCCCGAGGTGGAGCAGCTGAGCGTGGACGAGGCCTTCCTCGACGTCTCCGGGTCCATCCGGCGGCTCGGCGGACCCCGCGCCATCGGCGAGCAGGTCCGGGCCGAGATCCGATCGTCCCTCGGCATCACCGCGAGCGTGGGAGCTGCGACCACGAAGTTCGTCGCGAAGATCGCTTCGACCCGGGTCAAGCCCGATGGCCTCCTGCTGATTCCGGGGGACCAGACGGTCGCCTATCTGCATACGCTGCCCGTATCCGCGCTCTGGGGTGTCGGCGCCAAGACGCAGGAAGTGCTCGCCCGGATCGGCATCCGGACCGTCGAGGATGTCGCCCATACTCCCCTGCCCACCCTCAAGAGGCTGCTCGGGGTGTCGGGCGAGCACGTCCACCACCTCGCCTGGGGAAGGGACCCGCGGCGGGTGGTCGTGTCGCGTCCGGAGAAGAGCATCGGCGCGGAGGAGACGTTCTCCCGCGACGTCGACGATTCGGATGTCCTGCGGCGGGAACTTCTGAGGCTCGCCCACCGCACGGCGACCCGGCTCCGGGCCTCCGGGTACCGCGCCGGGGGAGTCTCGCTGAAGCTCCGCTACGCGGACTTCTCCACGCTCACCCGGTCGAAGCGGCTCGACGAGCCGGTGGACAGCGCGAACGCCCTGTACGGTGCAGCAACAGCTCTCCTCGCAGCCCTGGGGGAGCGTCCCATGTCGGTCCGGCTGATCGGCCTGCGCGCCGAGTCCCTCGAGAGCGGAGGGGACGGCTCCACGCAGCTGACCATCGACCGGCGGGACGACAACTGGAGGATCGCCGAGCGCGCCCTGGACGACGTAAACCGGAAATTCGGGGACGCAGGGGTCGTCCCAGCGGGCCTCCTGTCTCCCCGTTCGGGGAGACGGCAAACGGGCGGGTCGGGCGAGCGCCCTGCGGGGAACCATGGACCCGATCCCGGGCCCGATGGGGCGAACCGCGCGGGAGTGCCATCGGCACCGGGAGCGCCGCCGGCACAGCGGGGGGACGATGGACGGAAACCGCGCCGTTGA
- a CDS encoding polyprenyl synthetase family protein produces MPSAPATPDTGGSISDIVSAEQDRFRSSLTQTIEDFLTEQQEVLAGISDESLPLISSIATLTRGGKRMRALLCYWGWRAAGGSPSASAPVVAGTALEFFQAAALIHDDIIDRSDTRRGRPSVHRQFTARHSDAGWHLDPERFGVSAAILAGDLCLAFSEELFTASCADAAGSAARTIFNRMRTEVMAGQYLDLLEEAVGPDQAPAVAEERALNILRFKSAKYSMERPLMLGGALAGADDAVLRAYSAFALPLGEAFQLRDDVLGVFGDPEVTGKPAGDDLREGKRTFLIARALGSSGSKARAGINAMLGDTSLDDAGVGRLRGLIVESGALAHTERLIAEKSEEAFSALAGLGIDAVSRRALHLLAEAAVTRTA; encoded by the coding sequence ATGCCGTCCGCACCTGCCACCCCCGACACGGGCGGATCCATCTCCGACATCGTCTCCGCCGAGCAGGACCGCTTCCGGTCCTCGCTCACGCAGACGATCGAGGACTTCCTCACGGAGCAGCAGGAGGTGCTGGCGGGAATCTCCGACGAGTCCCTCCCCCTCATCTCGAGCATCGCCACCCTGACGAGGGGCGGCAAGAGGATGCGCGCGCTCCTGTGCTACTGGGGATGGCGGGCTGCGGGCGGATCACCGTCCGCCTCGGCGCCGGTCGTCGCCGGGACGGCGCTCGAGTTCTTCCAGGCGGCGGCACTGATCCATGACGACATCATCGACCGGTCGGACACGCGTCGGGGACGGCCGAGCGTCCACCGGCAGTTCACGGCCCGACACTCGGACGCGGGCTGGCACCTCGACCCCGAGCGCTTCGGGGTGTCGGCGGCCATCCTGGCCGGAGACCTCTGCCTCGCCTTCAGCGAGGAGCTCTTCACGGCCTCGTGCGCGGATGCCGCGGGCAGTGCCGCCCGCACGATCTTCAACCGCATGCGCACCGAAGTGATGGCCGGGCAGTACCTCGACCTCCTGGAGGAGGCCGTCGGCCCGGACCAGGCACCGGCCGTCGCCGAGGAGCGCGCCCTCAACATCCTCCGGTTCAAGTCCGCCAAGTACTCGATGGAGCGTCCGCTCATGCTCGGCGGGGCGCTGGCCGGAGCGGACGACGCGGTGCTGCGGGCCTACTCCGCCTTCGCCCTTCCGCTCGGTGAGGCGTTCCAGCTCCGGGACGACGTCCTCGGCGTGTTCGGCGATCCGGAGGTGACCGGCAAGCCCGCGGGAGACGACCTCCGCGAAGGCAAGCGCACCTTCCTGATTGCGCGCGCCCTGGGGTCCAGCGGGAGCAAGGCCCGCGCCGGGATCAATGCGATGCTCGGCGACACCTCCCTGGACGACGCCGGAGTCGGGAGGCTGCGCGGCCTGATCGTCGAGAGCGGCGCGCTGGCCCACACCGAGCGACTCATCGCGGAGAAGTCGGAGGAGGCGTTCTCGGCTCTGGCCGGGCTCGGGATCGACGCCGTGTCCAGGCGCGCACTGCACCTGCTGGCGGAAGCGGCGGTCACCCGGACCGCATAG